A single window of Bacillota bacterium DNA harbors:
- a CDS encoding CoA transferase subunit A translates to MGKVGTLEEAVARLRDGMTIMIGGFLDVGIPLKIVEKLREIDVKDLTLINTCGSMVGGGFGTAYLFAQGKIKKYITSHVGVAPEHLNAYKEGKLEVEFYPMGTWIEKIRAGGSGLGGVLTPVGIGTLVEEGKQKVTIDGKDYLIEKPLRADIAFLKGYQADRFGNVRCRYLQRNTNPIMAFAADYVVCEVNEFVDEIDPDLIHIVAPLVDVLVQGYTFEEEQRIYRDLWKERKRLRAAG, encoded by the coding sequence ATGGGTAAGGTTGGCACGCTGGAGGAAGCGGTAGCACGGCTTCGAGATGGAATGACGATCATGATCGGTGGTTTTCTGGACGTGGGAATTCCCCTCAAGATCGTGGAAAAACTCCGCGAGATCGATGTCAAGGATCTGACCCTGATCAACACCTGCGGGTCCATGGTCGGAGGCGGCTTTGGTACGGCGTACCTTTTCGCCCAGGGAAAGATCAAGAAATACATCACGAGCCACGTCGGCGTTGCCCCTGAGCACCTCAATGCTTATAAAGAAGGAAAGCTGGAAGTCGAATTCTACCCCATGGGAACCTGGATTGAGAAGATCCGGGCGGGGGGAAGCGGCCTGGGTGGTGTCCTCACGCCGGTGGGAATAGGAACACTGGTGGAAGAAGGAAAGCAGAAGGTGACCATCGACGGGAAGGATTACCTGATCGAGAAGCCATTAAGGGCCGACATTGCTTTCCTGAAGGGGTACCAGGCCGACCGGTTCGGAAATGTCAGGTGCCGCTATCTTCAGAGGAATACAAATCCGATTATGGCCTTTGCGGCAGATTATGTGGTCTGTGAAGTTAATGAATTCGTAGATGAAATCGACCCCGACCTGATCCACATCGTTGCCCCGCTGGTTGATGTCCTTGTCCAGGGCTATACCTTTGAGGAAGAACAGCGGATCTACCGTGACCTTTGGAAGGAAAGAAAGCGGCTCCGGGCAGCAGGCTGA